In Paraburkholderia phenazinium, the following are encoded in one genomic region:
- a CDS encoding LysR substrate-binding domain-containing protein, which translates to MREAVLPSDLSFFSTLAASGSLSAAARELGLTAAAISKHLTQMERRAGVALVNRTTRRMTLTPEGELYLEHARRILDEIDELAGLLGSAKQSPKGLLRVNATLGFGRSHVAPAISRFVGKYPQVSVQLQLSVTPPPLTDDAFDVCIRFGEPPDTRVVARRLAANRRVLCAAPAYLASRGLPVTAHDLTRHNCIGIRQGDEAYGVWRLTSGRGAARKTEAVRINGSLTTNDGEIAVKWALEGHGILMRAEWDIKPYLAEGSLVRVLPDHETPNADIFAVYSQRHQMSNRIRAFVDFIALDLGGGVGGFA; encoded by the coding sequence ATGCGCGAAGCGGTCCTACCGTCTGACTTAAGCTTCTTTTCGACGCTCGCGGCGTCCGGCAGCCTGAGCGCCGCCGCGCGCGAACTGGGGCTGACGGCGGCGGCCATCAGCAAGCATCTGACGCAGATGGAGCGGCGCGCCGGCGTGGCGCTCGTCAACCGGACGACGCGGCGCATGACGCTCACGCCGGAGGGCGAGTTGTATCTGGAGCACGCGCGGCGGATTCTCGATGAGATCGACGAGCTGGCCGGCTTGCTTGGCAGCGCGAAGCAAAGCCCCAAAGGCTTGTTGCGCGTCAACGCAACGCTGGGTTTCGGTCGCAGCCATGTCGCGCCGGCGATTTCGCGGTTTGTCGGGAAGTATCCGCAGGTGTCGGTGCAACTGCAGTTGTCGGTGACGCCGCCGCCGCTGACCGACGACGCGTTCGACGTCTGCATCCGGTTCGGCGAACCGCCGGACACGCGGGTGGTCGCCCGTCGTCTTGCCGCGAATCGCCGGGTGCTGTGTGCGGCGCCCGCGTATCTCGCGTCGCGCGGCTTGCCCGTCACGGCGCATGACCTGACCCGGCATAACTGCATCGGCATCCGGCAGGGCGATGAGGCGTATGGTGTCTGGCGCCTGACGTCGGGGCGGGGCGCGGCGCGCAAGACGGAGGCCGTGCGGATCAACGGCAGTCTGACGACCAACGATGGCGAGATCGCCGTGAAGTGGGCGCTCGAAGGGCACGGCATCCTGATGCGGGCCGAGTGGGACATCAAGCCGTACCTGGCCGAAGGTTCACTGGTGCGGGTGCTGCCCGATCACGAGACGCCGAACGCCGATATCTTCGCGGTCTATTCGCAGCGGCACCAGATGTCTAACCGGATTCGTGCGTTCGTCGATTTCATTGCGCTCGATCTTGGCGGTGGGGTGGGGGGATTCGCGTAG
- a CDS encoding tartrate dehydrogenase, with product MKTYRIATIPGDGIGKEVVPAGAQVLQALANTTKSFAFEFENFDWGGDYYRQHGVMMPADGLDALRNKDAILFGSAGDPDIPDHITLWGLRLKICQGLDQYANVRPTRILPGIDGPLKRCRPEDLNWVIVRENSEGEYSGVGGRVHQGHPIETATDVSILTRAGVERIMRFAFRLAQSRPRKLLTVITKSNAQRHAMVMWDEIAVEIAKEFPDVTWDKELVDAATARMVNRPATLDTIVATNLHADILSDLAAALAGSLGIAPTGNIDPERRYPSMFEPIHGSAFDIMGKGLANPVGTFWSVVMLLEHLGEFDAAKRVMQAVEAVTADTSLHTRDLGGTATTAQVTAAVCALLEKAAAPHANAAQPVPLGDAA from the coding sequence ATGAAGACCTATCGCATCGCAACCATTCCCGGCGACGGCATCGGCAAGGAGGTCGTACCGGCTGGCGCGCAAGTGTTGCAGGCCCTCGCGAACACCACGAAGTCGTTCGCCTTCGAGTTCGAAAACTTCGACTGGGGCGGCGACTACTACCGCCAACACGGCGTGATGATGCCCGCGGACGGTCTCGACGCGCTCCGTAACAAGGACGCCATCCTGTTCGGCTCCGCAGGCGACCCGGACATTCCGGATCACATCACGCTGTGGGGCTTGCGCCTGAAGATCTGCCAGGGCCTCGATCAATATGCCAACGTACGACCGACCCGCATCCTGCCGGGCATCGATGGGCCGCTCAAGCGCTGCCGGCCGGAAGACCTGAACTGGGTGATCGTCCGCGAAAACTCCGAGGGCGAATACTCGGGCGTAGGTGGCCGCGTCCACCAGGGGCATCCGATCGAAACGGCCACCGACGTGTCGATCCTGACGCGCGCCGGCGTCGAGCGGATCATGCGTTTCGCCTTCCGCCTCGCGCAATCCCGTCCGCGCAAGTTGCTGACCGTGATCACCAAGAGCAACGCGCAACGTCATGCGATGGTGATGTGGGACGAGATCGCCGTCGAAATCGCCAAGGAATTCCCGGACGTCACATGGGACAAGGAACTGGTGGACGCGGCGACTGCACGCATGGTCAATCGCCCCGCGACGCTCGACACGATCGTCGCCACCAATCTGCACGCGGACATTCTCAGCGATCTGGCCGCCGCACTCGCCGGCAGCCTCGGCATTGCGCCGACCGGCAACATCGATCCCGAGCGCCGCTATCCGTCCATGTTCGAGCCGATCCACGGCTCGGCGTTCGACATCATGGGCAAGGGCCTCGCCAATCCGGTCGGCACGTTCTGGTCGGTCGTGATGCTGCTCGAGCACCTCGGCGAATTCGACGCGGCGAAGCGCGTCATGCAAGCGGTCGAAGCGGTGACGGCGGACACCTCGCTTCACACGCGCGATCTGGGCGGCACGGCCACCACGGCGCAAGTCACGGCCGCGGTCTGCGCGCTGCTCGAGAAAGCAGCCGCGCCCCACGCCAACGCAGCACAGCCAGTCCCGCTGGGGGACGCCGCCTAA